CATACCTGCTATACCAATAGCACTTAGTAAGCCACCGATAGTAGTAGGTATCAGGCACACAAAGAGAGAGACAAATGCAGCAATGGTGATCGGTGTATGTGAGAAGTCACCAAAAGGTTTCAGTGTCACACATACAATAATGAACACCAGTGTAAAGCTAGCCAGCAGGATCGTAAGGGCAATCTCATTCGGCGTTTTCTGCCGGCTGGCGCCTTCAACAAGGGCGATCATTTTGTCCAGGAAACTTTCCCCGGGATCTGTCGTCACCTTCACTTTAATTTTATCACTCAGCACTTTGGTACCACCGGTTACAGAGCTTTTATCTCCGCCTGATTCGCGGATGACCGGGGCAGATTCACCTGTGATGGCAGATTCATCTATGGTGGCGAGGCCCTGAATGATCTCACCATCCATAGGAATCATGTCTCCGGCTTCACAAATAAAGATATCGCCTTTTCGCAGTTGGGAAGAAGGAACTATTTTCACTTCGTCCATAAAGATTTCACCGACTGCCAGTATTTTTTTGGCAGGGGTTTCTTCTCTTGTTTTACGCAGACTTTCCGCCTGCGCTTTTCCCCTTGCTTCGGCGATGGCCTCTGCAAAGTTGGCAAAGAGTAAGGTTAAAAACAGGATGATAAAGACCGTAAGATTATATCCGGGCGCCCCCTGTGAGCGATCGCCGGTAAAGTAGGTATATAAGGTCACAGCCAGCATAATAGCAGTACCTATCTCAACGGTGAACATGACCGGGTTGCGGAACATGATCTTTGGAGACAGCTTCACGAAAGCCTGTTTCAGTGCGCCGGCAAATTTATAATTAGACATGACAGATACGATTTAATAAAGTTGAAAGAATTCGGCAATAGGTCCCAGTGTCAATGCCGGGAAGAAGGCCAGTGCAGCTACGATCATAATCACAGCATACGTCATGATACCGAAAGTGGCCGTATCCGTTTGCAACGTACCGGCTGATTCAGGCGTGTATTTCTTGCCAGCCAGGATACCTGCGATCGCCACCGGACCAATGATGGGCAGGAAACGACCTAACAACATCACCATACCCGTGCTGATATTCCAGAAGATATTATTGTCACCCAGGCCTTCAAAACCGGAACCATTGTTGGCAGAGGCAGAAGTATATTCATACAACATCTCTGAAAAACCATGGTGACCGGGATTATTCAACCATCCTGCCTGTGGATAGTAAGCCGCGATAGCAGTACTCACGAGTACTAGAAATGGATGGAAGAGGGCGATGATCGCAGCGATCTTCATTTCCTTTGCTTCTACCTTACGCCCCATGAATTCAGGGGTTCTGCCTACCATGAGACCGGATATAAACACGGCGATGATGAGGAAGATAAAGTAGTTGAGCAGGCCCACACCTTTACCGCCATAAAAGCAGTTGATCATCATACCGAGTAGTTGCATGGCGCCGGAAAGCGGCATAGAACTATCGTGCATAGAGTTCACCGAACCGGTAGAGATGATGGTCGTCATTACCTGCCAGTAAGCAGAAGCTGCTACGCCGAAGCGGACTTCCTTGCCTTCCATAGCACTGTGATCATGCAACCCGATTTTTGCAAGGGCAGGATTACCACCCAGTTCGGAAAGCATATTGGGGATCATCAGGGTGAGCATACCAATAGTCATGACACCGAAGATGGCATAACCGAGTTTCCGGCGATTGATGAAGAATCCAAAGGCAAACACCAATGCCATTGGAAGTATACACTGCGCGATGGCTTCCACCATATTGGTGAAATAACTGGGGTTTTCCAGCGGGTGGGCAGAGTTAGTGCCGAACCAGCCACCACCGTTAGTACCTAAATGTTTGATCGCGATCATGCCGGCAGCTGGTCCACGGGATACCTGTACCGTATCACCCTGCAGGGTGGTAATGGTATCCTTACCATCGAGGGAAGCAGGCGTACCGCTAAAGGCGAGGATGATCGCCATAATCACGGCTAACGGCAATAACAGGCGCGTGATCGTCTTAATAAAGAAAACGAAGAAGTTACCCAGCTTCTCAGTCGTTTTGCCCGCAAACGCCTTAAAAAGCACCGCTACCGCTGCCACACCGGTTGCTGCAGATACAAATTGCAGGAAGGTGATGACGATGAGCTGTGTCAGGTAAGTCAATCCGGATTCGCCGGAATAGTGCTGCAGGTTACAGTTGACGAGAAAACTGATACTGGTATTAAAGGCCAGATCGGGTGTCATGTTCGCATTACCATCCGGGTTGAGGGGAAGGTGAGACTGGAACAGGAGTACGAAGAAGGCATAGATGAGCCAGACCAGGTTGATGGTTAATAAAGCCACCATGTGCTGTTTCCAGTTCATTTCCTTATTTGGATCGATGCCGCAGATGCGGTAGAGGAATCTTTCAAAAGGATGGAGAAAGTCGGTAAAGGTCGGCGCCCCGCTGAATACGCTGGCTATGTACTTTCCGAGGGGGAAAGCAATCAGTAAGGTGATTAAAAAAGTGGCTAAGACGCCTGTCATTTCGCTGTTCATTTTAGAATTTTTCAGGTTTTAAGAGCACATACACCAGGTAGATGAATACGAGGATGGATATGATCAGGAGTAATGTCATCATAGCTTAGATGTTTTCGAAAAAGTCAATAGATTTATAAAAGATGTAAAAACAGGCTGCTAAGATGAGCAGGTAGATGAATGTGAGCATATGTTTAAGCGTGTAGTTGTTGGATATAAGCAGAGAAGATGTTAACGGGCATCTTGCTTTGTATTTCCTGCCATTCCTGGCGGGAGCAAACCATTTTCATGGCGCTGAAGCTGTAGATGAATACGTTTTCGATGGCTGTTTTTACCAGCTGATTACCTTTGTTGTAGATTTTTTCGGCCAGGAACATGGTGTGTTGTACTTCTCTGATTTCATGGTCCTGGATCATTTTCAGGGTATAATTAGCCAATACTTTGATACAGAGATAGGCAGAGCCGAATACGGGGGCTTTGACTATTTCTTTTTGGATGGAAGGGATTTCATCTGCGATTTCGGCAGCGGCTTCATATTGGTTCATAAAAAATGATTTTTATATGGGGAGTGAAGCCAATTGGTGTGCCGGGGTGGTTATTCTCTTTTAATTGGTTGATTTACAATAGAAATGGTAAATGGCTGAAATGATAAAACCCTCTCAAAATGAGAGGGTTTTATCATTTTGGAGGGGCCTGCGGCCGGCTAGAGTTTATACTCTTCTATCTTCCTGTACAGGGTAGCAAGTCCTATATTTAATAGCTTTGCTGCTTCTGTTTTATTGTTTTTAGTATGATGTAATACCTTAATGATATGTAACTTTTCTACACTTGCCAGGTCAAATGCAGACAGTATATTTGATGACTTATCTGCTATCTGCAGGTCAAAAGGTAAATGCTCTACCATGAGTTCATCACCCTCGGCAAGTATGACCGCCCGTTCCAACACATTTTTCAGCTCCCGTATATTCCCTTTCCATTCATGCAATTGCAGTTTTTCTACAAATGCCGGCGCCATGGTCAGGGGCTTTCGGTTATTGCGATTGGCAGCGAGCAAAATAAAATATTCCGCCAGTACGGGAATGTCTTTTTTCCTTTCTCTTAGCGGAGGCAGGGTAATCGCGAATACATTCAGCCTATAATAGAGATCTTCCCTGAAAAGCCCTTTTTCGGCTTCTGTCTTCAGATCCCGGTTCGTTGCGGCAATGATGCGCACATTTACTTTGGTAGGTTTGGTATCGCCTACTTTTATAAACTCCCCGGTTTCCAATACGCGGAGTAGTTTAGCCTGGAGATCCAGTGGCATTTCACCAAGTTCGTCGAGGAAGATGGTGCCGTTATTAGCTTCTTCAATCAGGCCTTTTTTGTCGCGGGTGGCATTGGTAAAAGCCCCGGCTTTATAACCGAACAGTTCACTTTCCAGCAGTTCCCGGCTGAAGGCGCTACAGTTCAGGGCAACAAACGGTTTGCCGGCGCGCCTGCTATTATTATGGATAGCCTGGGCAAAGACTTCTTTACCCGTGCCGGTTTCACCTAATAATAATACAGTTGTATCGGCAGGTGCTACTTTGCTGGCCTGGGCGATGGCTTCGGAGATGGGGCGGGAATTGCCAAGGATACTTTCAAAGCTATATTTCTGTCCTACCTGTTTTTCCAGTTTTTCGATCCGTTTTTGCAGCAGCACTTTTTCATGAGCGCGGTTCAGCAAAGGGATGATACGGTTATTGTCATCTCCTTTGGTAAGGTAGTCGAAAGCCCCGTTTTTAATAGCCTGCACGCCGTCGGGGATGTTGCCATAGGCGGTGAGGAGGATGACTTCTACAGAAGGATATTTTTCTTTGATGGTCTTCACGTAGTCTACGCCACTGCCGTCGGGTAGTTTTACATCGCAGAGCACGACATCAACTTCTTCTTTATCGAGTAACTTTTGCGCTGATTTGATATTACCGGTTTCCAGGACGTTGTAACCTTCCAGTGTGATGATGCGTTTCATCAGGCTGCGTAACTTCTCTTCATCGTCGATTATGAGCACAGTTCCTGTCATATAGTTTATTTGTAGGGCAAAATTAAGGTTTCCTTGTTAGTAATAGACTTGTCCATGTAATTATAGATTATTGGAAGTACAAGCGAGTTCAACGCATATTCATTTATTAGTATGAAAAGCATTTTGCGTGCGTACTGGTTCTGGCAGGCGTGTTTTTCACAGCAAACTGCTATTATCCTGACCGGATTGGGTTCGAATTTTATTTGCAACGAATAGAATAGCAGTTTTTATTGTTTGTTATTTGGGACATGGTTGCCAAATAGGGCGCCGGTGAAATGAAATTTTAATAAAATAGCGTTTCAGATAATTGTTCAATTGGTTCTCATCAATGATGGAAAAAATTCACCATAATACAGGAATTTGAGAAAAAAATTTGCCAGATTAACCTATTATCGTAATATTGCAATATATATGGGAGCAACAAAGTCAGATTTATTCACAAAGCAGCAAAATGACATAGCCAATCTGGCTAAAGCAATTGCACATCCTGCACGTATTGCTATTCTGCAATACCTGGTCAGGAAAAATGCCTGTGTTTGTGGTGATCTGGTAGAAGAACTGGGGCTTGCCCAGGCAACCACTTCACAACACTTGAAGGAATTAAAAAACGCTGGTATCATTCAGGGTTCAATAGAAGGTGTAAGTGTCTGTTATTGCATTAATCCGAAGGTGTGGAAGCAGTGTAAAGAAGTGTTCAACTGCTTTTTTAAAGAGGTGGCAGAAATCAAAGAGTGCTGTTGATTTTTTTTGTTCTAATTGATCGCAATATTGCAATTATACAATAAATGAAATGTTATGGCAAACGATCAGGAAATTAAAGACATGGTAAGGCAGAAATACAGTGAAATAGCCTTACAGGATAAAGCGGATAACCAGGCATCCTGCTGCGGTGCTGGCGGATGCTCCACCGAAGTATACAACATTATGAGTGATGATTACACCACTTTGGAAGGTTATAATGCTGATGCCGATTTAGGATTAGGTTGCGGTCTGCCTACGCAGTACGCACAGATCAAAAAAGGCGACACTGTAATAGACCTGGGTAGTGGTGCAGGCAATGACTGCTTTATAGCACGCCATGAAACGGGAGAAACCGGCAAGGTGATAGGGATTGACTTTACACCTGCTATGATTGACAAGGCCCGTACCAATGCAGAAGTTAGGGGATTCAATAACGTGGAGTTCAGGCAGGGAGATATTGAGAAAATGCCGGTTACAGCAAACGTGGCTGATGTAGTGGTAAGTAACTGCGTATTAAACCTTGTTCCCAACAAAGACGGTGTATTTAAAGAGATCTTCCGCGTACTGAAACCTGGTGGTCATTTCAGCATATCAGACATTGTACTGGAAGGCAATTTACCTCCCGCTATCCAGCAGGCAGCAGAAATGTATGCAGGCTGTGTATCTGGTGCTATCCAAAAGCAGGTGTACATGGAGTTGATTACTACAAACGGATTTACCAACATTACCCTACAAAAAGAGAAAGCGATCATTATACCTGATGATATTCTTTCTGGCTACTTATCAGCAGAAGAAATTGCACAATTCAAAAACAGCAATACGGGCATTTACAGTGTTACTGTCTATGCTGAAAAACCAAAAGAAGCAGCTTGTTGTCCTCCCGGCTGTTGTTAATCCATGCAATGCTACGAGTATTTAGTGATCAGCTTCCAGGCATTACTTTATAAAGCCACACTGCCTGCAAAGTATTACCTGTTTAAGGCCTGTAATACTAACGAGAGCGGTTGTGCTGATTTACCGGGTTCATTTTATACTACGCAAATGGGTTATAAAAATCCCATAGAGGTGCAGGACGATGCAGAGCTGGAAAAAGAGTTTAACACCATTGCAGCAGAGATCAACACTGCAATGCTGAACGCGCTTTGATAACATTGCAGTAAAACGGATTTTGTATATAGACATAACAACGAACAGCATGAGTGCAAATAATTGTGCCCCGGCACATGAACGCAAAAGATTGAGTTTCCTAGACAGGTATTTAACCCTATGGATTTTCCTGGCTATGGCCGTGGGTGTAGGTTTGGGTTATTTTGTACCATCCGTCCCTGCTTCCATCAATCAAATGTCCAGTGGTACTACTAATATACCATTGGCAATAGGTTTAATCCTGATGATGTACCCACCACTGGCAAAAGTCAGGTATGAGAAAATGGGAGAAGTATTTAATAACACCAAAGTATTAGGAGCCTCCTTATTCCTGAACTGGATTGTAGGGCCTATCCTGATGTTTGTACTGGCTATTGTATTCCTGCATGGCTATCCCGAATATATGATCGGTTTAATCCTGATCGGACTTGCCCGTTGTATTGCAATGGTGATTGTTTGGAATGAGCTGGCAGAAGGTAACCGGGAATACGCTGCCGGCCTGGTAGCTTTAAACAGCATCTTCCAGGTATTACTATACAGCGTATATGCCTATGTATTTATTACTGTACTGCCGCCGTTATTTGGCATGAAAGGGTTAGCTGTAAATATTACCATCGGTGAAATTGCTAAAAGCGTAGCTATCTATTTAGGGATTCCATTTGCAGCAGGTGTAATAAGCCGCTATACTTTGATAAAGATTAAAGGAGAAGAGTGGCTGACTACAAAGTTTATTCCTTTTATTTCGCCTATTACCCTGATCGCATTACTGTTTACGATAGTAGTCATGTTCAGTCTGAAAGGTCAGTTAATAGTGCAGATCCCTATGGATGTGGTACGTATTGCTATACCATTGGTGATCTACTTTGTCGTTATGTTCCTGTTGAGTTTCTTTACAGGCAAAGCGCTGGGGGCAGACTATGCAAAGAATACTTCCATTGCTTTTACTGCCACCGGCAACAATTTTGAGCTGGCTATTGCCGTAGCCATTGGTGTATTTGGCATCAATAGCGGGCAGGCATTTGCAGGGGTGATCGGCCCCTTAGTGGAAGTGCCTGCACTGATTGCATTAGTGAATGTTGCTTTCTGGTTGAGAAAGAAATATTATCTGAATAACCAGGTAGCTTGATAATCATACTATCAAACCAGTTACATCAATGAAATTAACAGTAATCTTCTTAGGCGTTTTTACATTTGCCTTATTGTCTTCTTTTACATTATCTAAAGAAAAAACAATGCAACTCTATCCGGCTATTATCGAGTATATCAAAGTCGCAGAGAAAGGGATAGCGAGTATTCCCGCTGACAGAAAAGAAGCGTTAGATAGCATCGCGGAATACGCAAAACGTAAGTTAAGTGCTGGCAAAGAGGCAAACCTGGTGTTCATTTGTACACATAATTCCCGCAGAAGCCACACCGCTCAATTATGGGCTGCTGCTGCAACTGCTTATTATGGTATAGATGGTGTAAACTGTTTTTCCGGCGGCACAGAGGTTACTGCATTTAATATGAATGCAGTGAAGGCTTTAACGGATGCCGGCTTTAAGATAGAACCAGTAAAGCCCGGTAAAAACACGGTCTTTGAATCAATGTACGGTGAAAACATACCTGCTATTACTTCCTTTTCAAAAAGGTATATGGATGCGCCCAACCCGACTTCCAATTTTGCAGCAATAATGACGTGTTCCCATGCTGATGAATCCTGCCCATTTGTGACAGGTGCTGACGGCAGAATTGCTGTGCCTTATGACGATCCAAAGGCTGCCGATGGTACGCCACAACAGGATGCTGTTTATAAGGAAAGATGCCTGCAAATTGCAACGGAGGTATTATACGTTTTCGCTCAATTGAAGAAAAACTAACCTCTATATAAAAATTATGAAGATTGCATTATTCAGTGATATACACGCCAACCTGCCTGCATTAGAGGCATTTTTTAAAGACGTTGAAACCAAAAAGCCAGACGCCATTTATTGCTTAGGTGATTTGGTTGGGTATAATATCTGGCCTAATGAAGTGATAAATGAAATACGCAAGCGTGGTATTCCCACCATTGCCGGGAACTATGATTTTGGCATTGGCAGAACAAGCAACGATTGCGGCTGTGCTTACAAAACAGATGATGAAAAGGCCAACGGCAGTGTTTCTATCTCTTACACCAACGAAATAGTAAAAGAGGATGAACGGAGGTATCTGCGTACCCTGCCTGCTCATATTAGAGTAGAGTTCCAGTTAAACAATGATAAGCTGAATCTGCTGCTGGTACATGGTAGCCCCCGTAAAATAAACGAATACCTGTTTGAAGACAGGGACGAAAAAAGCATGTTGCGTATCATGGTGGATGCCGATGCAGACATTATGTGTTTTGGGCATACGCATAAACCTTACCACCGCATTTTACCAGCTGTACCGGAGGAAAACCAGCACTACAGACACGCTATTAACATTGGCTCCGTTGGTAAGCCGAAAGACGGTGACCAACGCGGCGGCTATGTATTACTACACATCAACGAAGACAGCAGCATTTTTAATAAAGAGGCCGTACAAGTGGAGTTTGTGCGTTTTGAATATGATGTAGAGAAAGCGGCCAAAGCTGTAGAAGATAGCCCGCTACCGAATGCCTATGCGGAAAGTTTACGGAAAGGTGTATAACTCATTATTATCGAAAGCCCCTCATATGAATAGGGGCTTTCGTCAAAAAAAGCCCCTTTATGACTATTGCGCTGTTTAGTGACATTCACGCCAATCTTCCTGCTTTAACAGCTTTTTTCGAGAGCGTAGACAAGAAAAAGCCGGATGCCATTTATTGCTTAGGCGATCTTGTAGGATACAACATCTGGCCTAATGAAGTTATAGACGCCATCCGCTCCCGTAACATTGCCACCATTGCAGGCAACCATGATCTGAAAGTAAGTAAGTCGTACATGGAAGAAGGAATGACGATTAAAGATCTGGGAAAGAATTACGCTTACGAAATAGTAAGCGATAGTGGCAAGGAGTTCCTGAAAACCCTGCCAGCTCATTTACGCCTGGAGTTTCAGTTGAAAAACAGGGAAATGGTTTTGCTGATGGTACACGGTAGCCCTAAAAGCGTGAATGAATATTTATTGGAGGACATGGAAGAGGAAGCCATTGCCGGACAGTTAAACGATGCAGGGGCAGATATTCTTTGTTTTGGTCATAGCCATAAGCCATATCACCGGGTTGTACCTGTAGAAGCTAAAGAAGGCCTTACTCATTATAAGCACGCTATAAACATTGGTTCCGTAGGTAAGCCGAAAGATGGTGACCCAAGAGGTTGTTATGTGTTGCTGGATATCCATGAGAATAGTAGTGTGCTGTATCCTGAATCTATCCAGGTACAATTTATACGCTTTGACTATGATATTGACGCAGCCGCGCAGGCTGTTGTTGATAGCCCACTGCCGGACGAATTTGCAGAAAAGCTAAGGTTGGCTAAATAGGCATCAAAAAGAGGTCGGTACCAGGTCCGACTTTTTTTATTAACAGGTGTTTTTATTTGCTTGAACCATAGAATGCAACGGGGGAGGGATAGGGCGGCGACAGCTTGCTCAATGATTATGAAATGTTCTTGGCTCATAATCCCTGTAATCAGCGTTTATCTCATCTGCCAGTTCTACCAGTGTTTCAGCGAGGTAGGAGCCGTGGTAATCATTATGATGAAGAAATACTTCAGCTACCCAATAGCCAAGGGTGTCGTCGAACCATACTATCCCTACGAAATGGGGTGCAAGGTAAAGGGCATATTCATGCCGGCCTTTTATCAGCTTTTCTATTTCATAATCAATTTTATAGTTAAATCTGGATATGATGGGTTCATTGGAAAATAAAAGGAAGTTATTGGGTAATTTGAGGGTTGTTTTCATAATATTAAAAATATGTAATGCTACATGAAACCAGGCTGCAGTTTAGCCGCTTCCATTCTTTTAAATTATAACAGTATTTTTTCTACAGTTTCAGCAAGAATTTTTATGGTACCTCCAGTAGAATTCGTTTCGATTATGTAACAATTTATTTTTTTGCTGGCTAAAACTCCTTTTGCTTTTTGATAGAAATTGATAAGATCAGGATCTTCCTGGATAGCTATACCGGCGTTTAAAATGGTTTCATCTGCAATAATGCCGAAGTTTAAAGTGGCCTTAAATAAATATACATCCTTAAATATAATTTTTGATGCAGGTTCATCATACCAGTCAATAGTCATTTCAACTGTATCAACATTTCCTGGATCACTTCTATCAATGAAGATATTCTTTATTATAGAATCATGCCAGGAGCAATTATTAAAATCAAAATTCATAATGTAGTTTATTCATTTGTTTAAACAGCTGACCTTCTCCTGGATTTATTCGTGAAATACAGCCAATGGTTATGATCAGTGTTAACTTAGGAGAGCAGGATCATTTTTCCTCGTAAAAATTCTCATTAAGTAAATATCCTGTACTTCTTCCCCCTGATCCATCATTTATCAGGATATTTCGATCTATTAAGTTTTGTATATCGCGAATGGCGGTATCATGACAGCACCTGGCGATCTTCCCCCATTTGGAAGAGGTAAAATCTTACACAGATTGTTTTTATCGCAATCAAAGCAGATAAATTCTTTCGCTGCATTATCTCTGATTGCATGGTAACCACAGGCGAGCACATGGCAGTTATAACAACAACCGAATGGATGATCTTTTTGTCCTGAAGGATTTGAAAGTACACCAGTTCCTGAAACACTGCACCAATAACAAATTGCGGACATATACTAAATTAAGGTTAAAAATACGCAAGATTGAGTTGTATTCTATTGTTTTTGCCAATGAATTCAATCTTTTTAAGGAATTCCCATTGTAGCTTTCTTTTTCATCGGGTATTTGAGGCTTTTAGTACAAAAACATCCAAATATACAAAAGCTGCTTCTTACTAAGAATTTTACTGTTTCAAAACGCTTATGAACGAACGGTATAGATGTTATAGGTTCAACACTCAGCTATGAAGGTATTGTGTTATTAAAGTACATAGGTACAGGTTATCGGTGGTTTGCGACAGCGTTGATCTTTGTGTGTTTTTTCAGGCATTGCCGTTAAATATTGACAATGTTAATTCTCTGATTCCCTGTCTCCCATAAATACCTCTACATATTTATTTTGGATTTCATCGACTTCTTCTTCGCTCAATTCCTTAAACTCCTTTGATTTGGCTCTTTCGGAAAGCTTGCCATTGCCCTGCTCTAAAAAGCGAACAAGTAACGCGACTGTTTTGTCAGGCATTTCAAAATAGTTATCAAGGTATTGTTTCATGAGATCATATTTTTCCAGGTAGGTTACTTCCTCCGGAATGGTATGCTCGATGGTTTCCTGCACGCAGCTGTAAAGAAATTCAGCCTGTTTGGTAGCGTCAAAGTAGCGATACAGATCAGTGGTATCGTTTAACACTGTTACGTTATTATCCTGGGTTGGTTTCCATTCCACTAAATCTATTCGTTGTTGGGAGAAGCTTTCCAATGCCCGGCGGTATTCATCAAGCCTTTCTAAAATGATAGCGGAAATTGGGAAAATGAAACCTTTACCTACATAGTTTTTATGTAAAAGTAAATGATGAATCAGATAACGATGAATTCGCCCATTGCCATCTACAAATGGATGTATAAATACGAACCCGAAGGAGATGACCGCAGCAGCAATAACAGCATCGAAATTAGGGTCTGTTTCCAGTTTTTGATCTGTCTCTATTAAACCATTCATAAGGGATGGGATATCCTCCCATTTTGCAGAAATATGATCAGGGATGGGTGTACCATGTCTTCTATCATGCTCTCCGATAAAGCCATGTTGCTCTCTCCAACCCATTTTAGTAAATCTTGGATTGTCTATTACTATTTGTTGTAACCGGATCAATTCCTCTTTGGAAATAGGCCTTTGTCCTGCCTGACCAATCGCACGGCCCCATCGTTGTGCACGGTTTTGGGGAGGTGTTTCTCCTTCAATGGCGTAGGATGCTTTTGAATCTTTTAATAAAAGAAATGCAGCCGTTCTGGCCA
This Chitinophaga sancti DNA region includes the following protein-coding sequences:
- a CDS encoding Fic family protein, with translation MDSNNGFSIIISSFHGRIAPEEGLLVGYGALIQFYKLEVPIPDRLALISHKRIKYEIENWLILSARHKPEDTLSAHLTFAFKYEGIDLAIFKKLFEKLGPNEIVSLVSKEPTSQYSRRIWFLYEWLMDNRLPLDDLSISNYIDLLDEKLQYGSLPKQSKRHRVRNNLPGVRDFCPLVRKTPALEKFIQQDLSSKIKTIIGKIHPDVMARTAAFLLLKDSKASYAIEGETPPQNRAQRWGRAIGQAGQRPISKEELIRLQQIVIDNPRFTKMGWREQHGFIGEHDRRHGTPIPDHISAKWEDIPSLMNGLIETDQKLETDPNFDAVIAAAVISFGFVFIHPFVDGNGRIHRYLIHHLLLHKNYVGKGFIFPISAIILERLDEYRRALESFSQQRIDLVEWKPTQDNNVTVLNDTTDLYRYFDATKQAEFLYSCVQETIEHTIPEEVTYLEKYDLMKQYLDNYFEMPDKTVALLVRFLEQGNGKLSERAKSKEFKELSEEEVDEIQNKYVEVFMGDRESEN